From Pseudomonas poae, the proteins below share one genomic window:
- a CDS encoding NAD(P)-dependent alcohol dehydrogenase, with protein sequence MKAWLLQDFGLDNLVQAEVETPVPKAGELLVKVGAVSLNFRDKAIVDGIYEPQSVPKPLIPVSDAAGTVVAIGAGVTRFALGDRVNSHLYSRWLDGMPGPDEPHYCFGSPLPGGLAQYMIIHQDSAVRAPHDMSDEEASTLPIAALTAWYALVDFGQVQAGQTVLVQGSGGVSVFAAQIATALGAKVIVTSSRDANLEALKQLGAVAGVNYRTHPEWAAEVLKLTDGQGVDLLLDVAGGDGINQSIAATRVGGRIAQIGFLTGQTSALNLMPMIFRQTTIRGIAVAPRSSFDRMNAFLNEHRIRPVIDQVYTFDQAREAYEHLARGPFGKVVIKVA encoded by the coding sequence ATGAAAGCGTGGCTTTTGCAGGATTTCGGCTTGGACAATCTGGTGCAGGCCGAGGTTGAAACCCCCGTGCCCAAAGCGGGTGAGTTGCTGGTCAAGGTAGGCGCGGTCTCGCTCAACTTTCGCGACAAGGCGATTGTGGACGGGATCTACGAGCCGCAAAGCGTGCCCAAGCCGCTGATCCCGGTGAGCGATGCGGCAGGCACCGTGGTGGCTATCGGCGCCGGCGTCACGCGCTTTGCGCTTGGGGACCGGGTCAACTCCCATCTGTATTCGCGCTGGCTGGACGGCATGCCCGGCCCGGACGAACCGCACTACTGCTTTGGCTCGCCACTGCCGGGCGGGCTGGCGCAGTACATGATTATTCATCAAGACAGCGCCGTGCGCGCCCCGCACGACATGTCGGATGAAGAGGCGTCGACGCTGCCGATCGCCGCGCTGACCGCCTGGTACGCCCTGGTCGACTTCGGCCAGGTCCAGGCCGGCCAGACGGTGTTGGTGCAAGGCTCTGGCGGGGTTTCGGTGTTCGCCGCACAGATCGCCACGGCACTGGGCGCCAAGGTCATCGTCACGTCCAGTCGCGACGCAAACCTGGAGGCCTTGAAGCAACTGGGGGCCGTAGCGGGCGTGAACTACCGCACCCACCCCGAGTGGGCTGCCGAAGTGCTCAAGCTCACCGACGGGCAGGGCGTGGACTTGCTGCTCGACGTGGCCGGCGGTGACGGGATCAACCAGTCCATCGCCGCCACCCGGGTCGGTGGGCGCATTGCCCAGATCGGCTTCCTGACCGGCCAGACCAGCGCGTTGAACCTGATGCCGATGATCTTCCGGCAAACCACGATTCGCGGGATCGCCGTGGCGCCGCGCAGCTCGTTCGACCGCATGAATGCATTCTTGAACGAACATCGGATTCGCCCGGTGATTGATCAGGTGTACACGTTTGATCAGGCGCGAGAAGCCTACGAGCACCTGGCCAGGGGCCCGTTTGGCAAGGTGGTGATCAAGGTCGCGTAG
- a CDS encoding LysR family transcriptional regulator, whose amino-acid sequence MQVFAKLAELGSFTKVADALQSGRPHVTRTIQDLEASLGVRLFQRTTRKVQLTAEGERFYERVKEILATIADATAMFDRSGSTLRGRLRVDIPTAFAQRSFMESLRTFTVAYPDIDLVLGVTDRTVDLVAEGIDCALRIGELPDSSMVAREIGNATMVTCASADYLQAWGVPDTVHSLARHRGVNFLSGHNKRPLPWHFSVDGEDLPYVPSVGISVNESNAYVQCAVAGFGLIQAPGITVETFLANGELVEVLSAFRPRPRPVSVLYPSRTHLAPQVGAFVEWLKVHFPALHPTWFSAR is encoded by the coding sequence ATGCAGGTGTTCGCCAAATTGGCCGAGCTGGGCAGCTTTACCAAAGTCGCCGACGCACTCCAGAGCGGCCGCCCGCACGTCACGCGCACCATCCAGGACCTGGAGGCGTCACTCGGCGTGCGCTTGTTCCAGCGCACCACACGCAAGGTGCAACTGACGGCCGAGGGCGAGCGCTTTTACGAGCGGGTCAAGGAGATCCTGGCGACCATTGCCGACGCCACTGCGATGTTTGATCGCAGCGGTTCGACCTTGCGCGGCAGGCTGCGCGTGGATATCCCCACGGCCTTTGCCCAGCGCAGCTTCATGGAAAGCCTGCGCACGTTTACCGTGGCGTATCCCGATATCGATTTGGTATTGGGCGTGACGGATCGCACGGTCGACCTGGTCGCCGAGGGCATTGATTGCGCATTGCGCATCGGTGAATTGCCCGACTCGAGCATGGTTGCGCGTGAGATAGGCAACGCCACCATGGTGACCTGCGCCTCTGCCGACTACTTGCAGGCCTGGGGCGTGCCCGACACCGTGCACAGCCTGGCCCGGCATCGCGGGGTCAACTTCCTGTCGGGGCACAATAAGCGGCCACTGCCCTGGCATTTCTCGGTAGACGGCGAGGATTTGCCCTACGTGCCAAGCGTCGGCATTTCGGTGAACGAGTCCAATGCCTATGTGCAATGCGCGGTGGCCGGGTTTGGCCTGATTCAGGCGCCCGGCATTACGGTTGAGACATTTCTGGCGAACGGCGAACTGGTGGAGGTCTTAAGCGCCTTTCGACCGCGCCCGCGCCCGGTCTCGGTGCTGTACCCCAGCCGAACCCACCTTGCGCCGCAAGTGGGCGCGTTTGTGGAGTGGCTGAAAGTGCATTTCCCGGCGCTGCACCCCACTTGGTTCAGCGCACGCTAG
- a CDS encoding glycoside hydrolase family 28 protein: MPYQPPRNTAMRGALVLLALGCSPLSWALQAPSKVQVPTLAFDDREIILVWEKPAEHADIKDYRVYANGTLLGASNANHDQVSPAKPYIDHFYQQDTANFHHRIGLHSYTAQGLKPDTAYRFTVRSVDGNGKESADSPPVLQRTRKAPVIFDVRTYGAKGDGTHLDTQAIQSAIDACTAGCTVLLPKGTYKSGALYLKSNMTLEIAEGATLLGSERAEDYPLAGYVQYPYSSTVRPASLINALPRDPRQHQAFENIRIVGKGTLDGNGWKRNPDVIDERGQALPFYLPSDNTRYLQDGILAKAQVEQAVARGMNVKDAYGQMRSSLITLRNVKNVFYGGFTVVNPAFHGIMNLETENVVLANTRHITYDANNGDGIEFANSKGAMVFNNFFDTGDDCVNFAAGTGADAVHQPPQQDAWIFNNYFRKGHGMVVAGSHTGAWIQNILAEDNVSDGTDAGLRMKSTNFMGGGARHVIFRDSALRNTVKQAFIFTLDYNDPNAKLDYRRSTVAGQFKDIHVSNVSVENAQGRALEVKGDSEHNAYHTGLVFEDVRFRGAAGARIDGLKDSRFERVVFSGQGAVNPWQITGSSGLSFKAVEPAPK, translated from the coding sequence ATGCCGTATCAACCCCCTCGAAACACTGCGATGCGTGGCGCACTGGTGCTTCTGGCACTCGGCTGCAGCCCGCTGTCCTGGGCCCTGCAAGCGCCTTCAAAGGTGCAAGTACCGACGCTGGCGTTTGATGATCGGGAAATCATTCTGGTCTGGGAAAAGCCCGCCGAGCACGCTGATATCAAGGATTATCGGGTGTATGCCAACGGCACGCTGTTGGGCGCCAGCAATGCCAACCATGATCAGGTATCTCCGGCCAAACCCTACATCGACCATTTCTACCAGCAAGACACCGCGAACTTTCACCATCGCATCGGCCTTCACAGCTACACCGCACAAGGTCTGAAACCGGACACCGCCTACCGCTTCACCGTGCGCTCGGTGGATGGCAATGGCAAAGAGTCCGCCGACAGCCCGCCCGTGCTGCAGCGCACCCGCAAAGCCCCGGTGATTTTCGACGTAAGAACCTACGGCGCCAAGGGCGATGGCACGCACCTCGATACCCAGGCGATCCAGAGCGCCATCGATGCCTGCACGGCGGGCTGCACCGTGTTGCTGCCCAAGGGCACCTACAAAAGCGGGGCGCTCTACCTCAAGAGCAATATGACCCTGGAGATCGCCGAGGGCGCGACCCTGCTCGGTTCCGAGCGCGCCGAAGATTACCCGCTGGCGGGCTATGTCCAGTACCCGTATTCCAGCACCGTACGCCCGGCCTCGCTGATCAACGCGTTGCCGCGTGACCCGCGTCAGCATCAGGCGTTCGAGAATATCCGCATCGTCGGCAAAGGCACCCTCGATGGCAACGGCTGGAAGCGCAACCCCGATGTGATCGATGAGCGGGGCCAGGCATTGCCGTTTTACCTGCCCAGTGACAATACGCGGTATCTGCAAGACGGCATCCTGGCCAAGGCACAGGTGGAGCAAGCGGTGGCCCGCGGCATGAACGTCAAGGACGCCTATGGGCAGATGCGCTCCTCGCTGATTACCCTGCGCAACGTCAAAAACGTGTTCTACGGTGGTTTTACCGTGGTGAACCCGGCGTTCCACGGGATCATGAACCTGGAAACCGAGAACGTGGTGCTGGCCAACACCCGCCACATCACATACGACGCCAACAACGGTGACGGCATTGAGTTCGCCAACAGCAAAGGCGCAATGGTCTTCAATAACTTCTTCGACACCGGCGATGATTGTGTCAATTTCGCTGCCGGCACCGGTGCGGATGCCGTGCACCAACCGCCGCAGCAAGACGCGTGGATCTTCAATAATTACTTTCGCAAGGGCCACGGCATGGTGGTTGCCGGCAGCCACACTGGCGCGTGGATTCAGAACATCCTGGCCGAAGACAACGTCTCCGACGGCACCGACGCCGGGCTGCGCATGAAGAGCACCAACTTTATGGGCGGCGGGGCGCGCCATGTGATTTTCCGCGATTCGGCGCTGCGCAACACGGTCAAGCAGGCGTTCATCTTTACCCTGGACTACAACGACCCGAACGCCAAGCTCGACTACCGGCGCTCCACCGTTGCTGGGCAGTTCAAGGACATCCACGTCAGCAATGTCAGCGTCGAAAATGCCCAGGGCCGCGCACTCGAGGTCAAGGGTGACAGCGAGCACAACGCCTACCATACGGGCCTGGTGTTCGAGGATGTGCGTTTTCGCGGCGCCGCCGGGGCGCGGATTGACGGCTTGAAAGACTCGCGCTTTGAGCGCGTGGTGTTCAGCGGGCAGGGCGCCGTCAACCCATGGCAGATCACGGGCAGCTCGGGCTTGAGTTTCAAGGCGGTTGAGCCCGCGCCGAAGTAG
- a CDS encoding 5-carboxymethyl-2-hydroxymuconate Delta-isomerase yields MPHCIIDCPVTLAQRVGEQTLLAAVHDALDGLGLFKAGDIKVRLNAFTHYRCGTTQDEFVHVALFLFAGRSVEQRRSLASTTMAALVALLPQVENLSMDVREMPRETFVNRSQYLEESVASA; encoded by the coding sequence ATGCCTCACTGCATTATCGATTGCCCCGTAACCCTGGCCCAGCGCGTCGGCGAACAGACCCTGCTGGCTGCCGTGCATGACGCCCTCGACGGGCTTGGCTTGTTCAAGGCGGGGGATATCAAGGTACGCCTGAACGCTTTTACCCATTACCGTTGCGGCACGACCCAGGATGAGTTCGTGCACGTTGCGCTGTTCCTGTTCGCCGGGCGCAGCGTGGAGCAACGCCGCAGCCTGGCCTCAACCACCATGGCGGCGCTGGTGGCGTTACTGCCGCAGGTGGAGAACCTGTCCATGGATGTGCGAGAGATGCCGCGAGAGACCTTCGTCAATCGCAGCCAGTACCTGGAAGAAAGCGTGGCGTCGGCGTAA
- the kdgD gene encoding 5-dehydro-4-deoxyglucarate dehydratase, producing the protein MTPQELKTVLSSGLLSFPVTDFDAAGDFRADTYARRLEWLAPYGASALFAAGGTGEFFSLEPKEYTQIIKTAVDTCKGQVPILAGAGGPTRQAIAYAQEAERLGAAGILLMPHYLTEASQKGLVAHVEQVCNSVDFGVVVYNRNLCRLNADSLEQLAERCPNLIGFKDGIGEVESMVSIRRRLGERLTYLGGLPTAEVYAAAYKALGVPVYSSAVFNFIPKTAMDFYRAVAADDHATVGRLIDDFFLPYLAIRNRCEGYGVSIVKAGARLVGHDAGPVRAPLTDLLPDEVEQLAVLIKSLGAQ; encoded by the coding sequence ATGACGCCACAAGAATTAAAAACAGTCCTGTCTTCCGGCTTGCTCTCGTTTCCGGTCACCGACTTTGACGCCGCCGGCGACTTCCGTGCCGACACCTACGCACGTCGCCTGGAGTGGCTGGCGCCCTATGGCGCCAGTGCGTTGTTTGCCGCAGGCGGCACCGGGGAATTCTTTTCCCTGGAGCCCAAGGAATACACGCAGATCATCAAGACTGCCGTTGACACCTGCAAAGGCCAGGTGCCGATCCTCGCCGGTGCCGGTGGCCCTACACGCCAGGCCATCGCCTATGCCCAAGAGGCTGAGCGCCTGGGTGCCGCCGGTATTTTGCTGATGCCGCATTACCTCACCGAAGCCAGTCAGAAGGGCCTGGTGGCGCATGTCGAGCAGGTGTGCAACTCGGTGGACTTCGGTGTGGTGGTGTACAACCGCAACCTGTGCCGTCTCAACGCCGACAGCCTGGAACAACTGGCCGAGCGCTGCCCGAACCTGATCGGCTTCAAGGACGGCATTGGTGAGGTTGAATCCATGGTCAGCATCCGCCGCCGCCTGGGCGAGCGCCTGACCTACCTCGGCGGCCTGCCGACTGCAGAGGTGTATGCCGCCGCCTATAAGGCGCTTGGCGTGCCGGTGTATTCCTCGGCGGTGTTCAATTTCATCCCGAAAACCGCGATGGATTTCTACCGCGCCGTGGCTGCCGACGATCACGCCACAGTGGGCCGCCTGATCGATGATTTCTTCCTGCCGTACCTGGCGATTCGTAACCGTTGCGAAGGCTATGGCGTGAGCATCGTCAAGGCCGGTGCGCGCCTGGTGGGCCATGATGCCGGGCCGGTGCGAGCGCCGCTGACCGACCTGCTGCCCGATGAAGTGGAGCAGTTGGCCGTGCTGATCAAGTCCCTCGGCGCGCAATAA
- a CDS encoding ABC transporter ATP-binding protein, with product MPMIQAHALNLSFGTGLAINQVLHDVSLSVADGESFGLVGESGSGKTTVLRCLAGQYRHWHGELSIAGAPLQHKITKEHFRKVQMVFQDPYGSLHPRHTIDTALREPLIIHGVGDKDDRINEILLKVGLNDSFRFRYPHQLSGGQRQRVAIARALILEPRVLLLDEPTSALDVSVQAEILNLLADLRQREKLTYLLVTHDLGVVTHLCDRVAVMQHGKIVELLDCQALSQDLAVHDYTRMLVQASRDFSQESERRHVG from the coding sequence ATGCCCATGATCCAAGCGCACGCCTTGAACCTGAGCTTCGGCACAGGCCTTGCCATCAACCAGGTGCTGCACGACGTCAGCTTGAGTGTCGCCGACGGCGAATCGTTCGGCCTGGTGGGGGAGTCCGGTTCGGGCAAGACCACCGTGCTGCGCTGCCTGGCCGGGCAATACCGGCACTGGCACGGCGAGCTGAGCATTGCCGGTGCACCGCTGCAGCACAAAATCACCAAGGAACACTTTCGCAAGGTGCAGATGGTGTTCCAGGACCCCTACGGCTCACTGCACCCCAGGCACACCATCGACACCGCCTTGCGTGAGCCGCTGATTATTCACGGGGTAGGGGACAAGGACGACCGGATCAACGAGATCCTGCTCAAAGTCGGCCTCAACGACAGCTTTCGTTTCCGCTACCCGCACCAGCTGTCCGGTGGCCAGCGCCAGCGCGTGGCAATTGCGCGGGCGTTGATCCTTGAGCCACGCGTGCTGCTGCTGGATGAGCCGACCTCGGCCCTGGATGTATCGGTGCAGGCGGAGATCCTCAACCTGCTGGCCGACCTGCGTCAGCGCGAGAAACTCACGTACCTGCTGGTCACCCATGACCTGGGTGTGGTGACCCACCTGTGTGACCGGGTGGCGGTGATGCAACACGGTAAAATCGTCGAGTTGCTTGACTGCCAGGCCCTGAGCCAAGACCTGGCGGTGCACGATTACACGCGCATGCTGGTGCAGGCCAGTCGTGATTTCAGTCAGGAGTCGGAACGACGTCACGTAGGCTAA
- a CDS encoding ABC transporter ATP-binding protein, protein MSAIKLNVEGLNVRFVNAQKETHAVRDVSFTLGREKLAIVGESGSGKSTVGRSLLKLHPPSAKITAKTLAFGDVDLLSASEKAMQKIRGQRISMIMQDPKYSLNPVVKVGDQIAEAYLAHHKASRSDARERVLQMLEQVHIRDPKRVYNLYPHEVSGGMGQRIMIAMMVITRPEVIIADEPTSALDVSVRQQVLSVLEELVEQQQMGLIFVSHDLNLVRNYCDRVLVMYAGRVVESLAACDLQYAEHPYTRGLLAALPSMDNRRVHLPVLKRDPLWLTQ, encoded by the coding sequence ATGTCCGCGATCAAATTGAACGTCGAAGGGCTCAACGTGCGCTTCGTCAATGCCCAGAAAGAGACCCACGCCGTGCGCGATGTGTCCTTCACCCTGGGCCGGGAAAAACTCGCCATCGTCGGCGAGTCCGGCTCGGGCAAGTCCACGGTCGGGCGCAGCCTGCTCAAGCTGCATCCGCCGAGTGCAAAAATCACCGCCAAGACCCTCGCCTTTGGTGACGTCGACCTGCTGTCGGCGAGCGAAAAAGCCATGCAGAAAATCCGTGGCCAGCGCATCTCGATGATCATGCAGGACCCCAAGTATTCATTGAACCCGGTGGTCAAGGTCGGCGACCAGATTGCCGAAGCCTACCTGGCCCACCACAAGGCCAGCCGCAGTGATGCGCGTGAGCGGGTGCTGCAGATGCTTGAACAGGTGCACATCCGCGACCCCAAGCGGGTCTACAACCTGTACCCGCACGAAGTGTCCGGCGGCATGGGGCAGCGCATCATGATTGCGATGATGGTCATCACCCGACCCGAGGTGATCATTGCCGATGAGCCCACCTCGGCACTGGATGTGTCGGTGCGCCAGCAAGTGCTCAGCGTGCTGGAGGAGTTGGTGGAGCAGCAGCAGATGGGGCTGATTTTTGTCAGCCACGACCTCAACCTGGTGCGCAATTACTGCGACCGTGTGCTGGTGATGTACGCCGGGCGTGTCGTTGAGTCCCTGGCTGCCTGCGACCTGCAATACGCCGAGCACCCCTACACCCGTGGCCTGCTGGCCGCGTTGCCGAGCATGGATAACCGTCGCGTGCACCTGCCGGTACTCAAGCGCGACCCACTCTGGCTCACCCAATAA
- a CDS encoding ABC transporter permease: MNANLSSIETAAKRPLDRSPGSSFDALCKSGLRILRHLLRNPMTLAGLLVALLLVVVAAFAPWIATHDPVAQNLANALQAPGAAHWFGTDEYGRDIFSRLVYGSRITLYIIALVTVIVGPIGLFIGTVSGYFGGAVDTVFMRLTDIFISFPSLVLALAFIAALGPGLEHAVVAIALTSWPPIARLARAETLSLRNADFVVAVELQGASPARIILRHIVPMCLSSVIIRLTMNMAGIILTAAALGFLGLGAQAPLPEWGAMISTGRRYMLECWWLVAVPGAAIMLVSLAFNLLGDGLRDILDPRSE; the protein is encoded by the coding sequence ATGAATGCCAATCTGTCTTCCATCGAAACAGCGGCAAAGCGGCCGCTGGATCGTTCCCCCGGCTCCAGCTTCGATGCCTTGTGCAAAAGCGGCCTGCGGATTCTGCGGCACCTGTTGCGTAACCCCATGACCCTCGCGGGCCTGCTGGTTGCGCTGTTGCTGGTGGTGGTAGCTGCCTTTGCACCCTGGATCGCCACGCATGATCCGGTCGCGCAAAACCTCGCCAATGCGTTGCAGGCGCCCGGTGCGGCGCACTGGTTCGGTACCGATGAATATGGCCGCGATATTTTCAGTCGGCTGGTCTACGGTTCGCGGATCACGCTGTACATCATTGCCCTGGTGACGGTGATCGTCGGCCCTATCGGGCTGTTTATCGGGACGGTGTCGGGCTATTTCGGCGGCGCCGTCGACACGGTGTTCATGCGCCTGACCGATATCTTCATTTCCTTCCCCAGCCTGGTGCTGGCGCTGGCATTCATCGCCGCCCTGGGCCCTGGCCTCGAACACGCAGTGGTGGCGATTGCCTTGACCTCCTGGCCGCCGATTGCGCGGCTGGCGCGGGCGGAAACCTTGTCTTTGCGCAACGCCGATTTTGTGGTCGCGGTAGAGCTGCAAGGGGCGTCGCCGGCGCGGATTATCCTGCGCCACATCGTGCCGATGTGCCTGTCGTCGGTGATCATTCGCCTGACCATGAACATGGCCGGGATCATCCTCACCGCCGCCGCCCTGGGCTTTCTCGGCCTGGGTGCCCAGGCGCCGCTGCCGGAGTGGGGCGCGATGATCTCCACCGGCCGGCGCTACATGCTCGAATGCTGGTGGCTGGTGGCTGTACCGGGCGCGGCGATCATGTTGGTCAGCCTGGCCTTCAACCTGTTGGGCGATGGCCTGCGCGACATCCTTGACCCGCGCAGCGAGTAA
- a CDS encoding ABC transporter substrate-binding protein — MTTAFSTLRFSLLAAALALGPMAHAKTPADQLIVGMSMVNLFSIDPANAPGLDASGVNANLYDTLVKRDQGNPEKHLPQLAERWDISEDGKQVTFHLRQDVKFHSGNPLTAEDVAWSLYRVMKLNFGLATTWKAYGYSVENIQALIRATDAHTLVVDLPQTMDPLLLVDSLAISPSAVVVDRKTALAHEKNGDLGAGWLVTNEAGSGPFVLTKWSANDSLLLTRFDGYWGGAAKLKRVVVRHMTESQSLRLMLERGDLDLAYGMAAPDIRAIDGSDKIKVQSLPRGTMYYVAMSMKQAEFAKPKVREAVRNLIDYQGLDTQVMPYYGKLNQQPMQLGLEARLPDPGYHMDVPRAKKLLAEAGYPEGFNTTIRTLSEPPFIDIAARLQATLAEGGIKANIVTGTGNQVYGAMRARNFEIIVARGAERYPHPYFSLRTFAYNPNNSDDAGLPNFQGWRASFFNPQLNSLIDQAGVSRDAAQRVNLYHQAQNLYDQQVGPILMISQMTDTVVSAADVKGFTGDDAEATRYLGVYKQR, encoded by the coding sequence ATGACAACTGCATTTTCGACACTGCGCTTCAGCCTGCTGGCGGCTGCCCTGGCCCTGGGCCCCATGGCGCACGCCAAGACCCCGGCCGATCAACTGATTGTCGGCATGAGCATGGTCAACCTGTTTTCCATCGACCCGGCCAATGCGCCTGGCCTGGATGCGTCGGGCGTCAACGCCAACCTCTATGACACCCTGGTCAAGCGCGATCAGGGCAACCCCGAAAAACATCTGCCGCAGTTGGCCGAGCGCTGGGACATCAGCGAGGACGGCAAACAGGTGACATTTCATCTGCGCCAGGATGTGAAGTTTCATTCGGGCAACCCGCTGACGGCCGAGGACGTTGCCTGGTCGCTGTACCGGGTGATGAAACTCAATTTCGGCCTGGCCACCACCTGGAAGGCTTATGGCTACAGCGTCGAGAATATCCAGGCGCTGATCCGCGCCACGGATGCGCATACCCTGGTGGTCGACCTGCCGCAAACCATGGACCCTTTGCTGTTGGTCGACTCCCTGGCAATCTCGCCGAGCGCCGTGGTAGTGGACCGCAAGACTGCCCTGGCGCATGAAAAAAATGGCGACCTGGGTGCCGGCTGGTTGGTCACCAACGAGGCGGGCAGCGGGCCCTTCGTGCTGACCAAGTGGAGTGCCAACGACTCGTTGCTGCTGACCCGTTTCGACGGCTACTGGGGTGGCGCGGCCAAACTCAAGCGCGTGGTGGTGCGGCACATGACCGAATCCCAGTCCCTGCGCCTGATGCTTGAGCGCGGTGATCTGGACCTGGCCTACGGCATGGCCGCACCGGACATTCGCGCCATCGACGGCTCGGACAAAATCAAGGTGCAGTCGTTGCCACGGGGCACCATGTACTACGTAGCCATGAGCATGAAGCAGGCGGAATTTGCCAAGCCAAAAGTGCGTGAGGCGGTGCGCAACCTGATCGACTACCAGGGCCTGGACACCCAGGTCATGCCGTACTACGGCAAGCTCAACCAGCAGCCGATGCAACTGGGCCTGGAGGCGCGTTTGCCGGATCCGGGTTATCACATGGATGTGCCCCGGGCGAAAAAACTGCTCGCAGAAGCGGGGTACCCCGAAGGGTTCAACACCACTATCCGTACGCTGTCGGAACCGCCGTTCATTGATATCGCCGCACGCCTGCAGGCCACGCTGGCCGAGGGCGGAATCAAGGCGAATATCGTTACCGGCACCGGTAACCAGGTGTACGGGGCGATGCGTGCGCGCAATTTCGAGATCATCGTGGCCCGGGGCGCCGAGCGCTACCCGCATCCGTATTTCAGCTTGCGCACGTTTGCCTATAACCCCAACAACAGTGACGACGCCGGCTTGCCGAATTTCCAGGGCTGGCGCGCCTCGTTCTTCAACCCGCAACTCAACAGCCTGATCGACCAGGCCGGCGTTTCGCGGGATGCGGCGCAGCGCGTCAACTTGTATCACCAGGCGCAAAACCTCTACGACCAGCAAGTGGGGCCGATCCTGATGATTTCGCAGATGACCGACACCGTGGTCAGCGCTGCCGACGTCAAGGGTTTCACCGGTGACGACGCCGAGGCCACCCGCTACCTGGGTGTCTACAAGCAGCGTTGA
- a CDS encoding ABC transporter permease, protein MFVMTASAMGARASNTLRRAGTVLVTLLGLLALTFVIGRVMPLDPVLAVVGPDADSSTYDQVYRSMGLDQPIWTQFGLYLNDLLHGDFGNALLTGHPVLDDILRVFPATIELATLAILFGVLIGLPLGVCAASNQGRLGDHVARVITLFGYSTPIFWLGMMGLLVFYAWLGWAGGAGRIDLAYDGMVPEVTGLLLIDASLARDWEAFASALRHIVLPALILGLNSVAYISRMTRSFMLEQLSQEYIITARVKGLSRRQVVWGHAFRNILVQLLTVVALAYGSLLEGAVLIETVFAWPGFGQYLTSSLMLGDMNAVMGCVLVIGLIFVALNLISDALYKVFDPRTR, encoded by the coding sequence ATGTTTGTTATGACTGCCTCTGCCATGGGCGCTCGCGCTTCCAATACGCTACGACGCGCCGGCACGGTGCTGGTGACGTTGCTCGGCCTGCTGGCCCTGACCTTTGTGATCGGTCGGGTGATGCCGCTGGACCCGGTGCTGGCGGTGGTCGGGCCGGACGCGGACAGCTCCACTTATGACCAGGTGTACCGGTCGATGGGGCTGGACCAGCCGATCTGGACCCAATTCGGCCTCTACCTCAATGACCTGCTTCACGGTGATTTCGGCAATGCCTTGCTGACCGGCCACCCGGTGCTGGACGACATCCTGCGGGTGTTTCCGGCGACCATCGAGCTGGCCACCCTGGCGATTCTGTTCGGTGTACTGATCGGCTTGCCGCTGGGCGTGTGCGCCGCCAGTAACCAGGGGCGCCTGGGCGATCACGTGGCCCGCGTGATCACCTTGTTCGGTTACTCCACACCGATTTTCTGGCTGGGCATGATGGGCCTGCTGGTGTTTTACGCCTGGCTCGGCTGGGCCGGTGGAGCAGGGCGCATCGACCTGGCCTATGACGGCATGGTGCCCGAGGTCACCGGCCTGCTGCTGATCGATGCCAGCCTGGCGCGTGACTGGGAAGCCTTCGCCAGTGCCTTGCGCCACATCGTGTTGCCGGCGCTGATTCTTGGCCTGAACTCGGTGGCGTACATCAGCCGGATGACCCGCAGTTTCATGCTGGAGCAGCTGTCCCAGGAATACATCATCACCGCTCGGGTCAAGGGCTTGTCCCGCCGCCAGGTGGTGTGGGGGCATGCCTTTCGCAACATCCTCGTGCAGCTGCTGACGGTGGTCGCGCTGGCCTACGGCTCGTTGCTGGAGGGCGCGGTGCTGATCGAAACGGTGTTCGCCTGGCCGGGGTTCGGCCAGTACCTGACCAGCAGCTTGATGCTCGGTGACATGAACGCCGTGATGGGCTGCGTGCTGGTGATCGGGCTGATTTTTGTCGCTCTCAACCTGATCAGCGACGCGCTGTACAAGGTGTTCGACCCACGTACTCGTTAA